From a single Streptomyces sp. 1331.2 genomic region:
- a CDS encoding protein phosphatase 2C domain-containing protein — MGPEHRAAGPDGRAALPPVSPAGYLPAPLRPSHPPAHSPSHPPGAPGRPVGDSVYAPPSSVWAPVELDRPVDRFEPRPPSGSSYRPDTVFDGWSGEHVRVRLASVRGYAHRGNGRPREDDIAVALHGSGTLVFAVADGVSGAEQSHLGATLACRTAVDTVTRQLDEGCRPDELDWAKVLNHAAYQLVAQTAKILGLAREDAAAAERLMATTLVTGVLVPARLGLDVHLVSAGDSGAWLLSGGGHYMSVIPAEHDGAGPVASSAVVALPRVPAKVRVHTAAIFGSDRLLVGTDGFGGPLGDGTGPVGRLFAEHLAPSLEPRGLAHLLDFSRETFDDDRTLLVVWPASAVEARP; from the coding sequence CCGCCGGCGCACTCGCCGTCGCACCCGCCGGGGGCGCCCGGCCGTCCGGTCGGCGACTCGGTGTACGCGCCGCCCTCCTCGGTCTGGGCGCCGGTCGAACTGGACCGCCCGGTGGACCGGTTCGAGCCCAGGCCGCCGTCCGGTTCCTCGTACCGGCCGGACACGGTCTTCGACGGATGGTCCGGCGAGCACGTACGGGTCCGGCTGGCCTCCGTCCGGGGCTACGCGCACCGGGGGAACGGCCGGCCGCGGGAGGACGACATCGCGGTCGCGCTGCACGGCTCCGGGACGCTGGTCTTCGCCGTCGCGGACGGCGTCTCCGGGGCCGAGCAGTCGCACCTGGGCGCGACCCTCGCCTGCCGGACGGCGGTGGACACGGTGACCAGGCAACTGGACGAGGGCTGCCGCCCGGACGAGCTCGACTGGGCCAAGGTGCTCAACCACGCCGCCTACCAGCTGGTCGCGCAGACGGCGAAGATCCTCGGCCTGGCCCGGGAGGACGCGGCCGCGGCCGAGCGCCTGATGGCCACCACGCTGGTGACGGGCGTCCTGGTGCCGGCCCGGCTGGGGCTGGACGTCCACCTGGTCTCCGCGGGCGATTCGGGGGCCTGGCTGCTGTCCGGCGGCGGCCACTACATGTCGGTCATCCCGGCCGAGCACGACGGCGCCGGCCCGGTGGCCTCCTCGGCGGTGGTGGCGCTGCCCCGGGTGCCCGCGAAGGTCAGGGTGCACACGGCCGCGATCTTCGGCTCGGACCGGCTGCTGGTCGGCACGGACGGCTTCGGCGGCCCGCTCGGTGACGGCACCGGCCCGGTCGGCCGGCTGTTCGCCGAGCACCTGGCGCCCTCGCTGGAACCGCGCGGCCTGGCCCACCTGCTGGACTTCTCCCGGGAGACCTTCGACGACGACCGCACCCTGCTCGTCGTCTGGCCCGCCTCCGCCGTGGAGGCCCGGCCGTGA
- a CDS encoding macrolide family glycosyltransferase, whose amino-acid sequence MRNSETRRIVFSRRCETLRLVSFATPEVPVPRPAHILMVSVPAHGHVNPSLAVVAELVARGHRVSYVNDPSFREIVESTGADFVPYPTALPLAGDPSGWPEDPVAIQEVFLDDTLAMWPVLLEAFEDDRPDLVLYDIAGFAARALGERLGVPVVQLSSTFVGWEGIEEDLAAVFEAIRSGPGGPEHYRRFADWLAEAGAVQRDVEAFKNRPERAIALVPRALQPNADRVDERRITFVGPCFGDRAHQGQWQRPESAERVLLVSLGSAFTHHPAFYRACIRAFGNLAGWHTVLQIGKHTDPAELGEVPDTVEVHRWVPQLSVLAQADAFVTHAGMGGSSEGLFHAVPMIAVPQAVDQFANADALVGLGVARRLDTEQVTAEALRAALLELVDDPAVAERLRELSAAGRAEGGTARAVELIEAELVQ is encoded by the coding sequence ATGCGAAACAGCGAGACGAGACGTATTGTCTTTTCAAGACGTTGCGAGACGCTACGTCTCGTCTCATTCGCTACCCCGGAGGTGCCCGTGCCCCGCCCCGCCCACATCCTGATGGTCTCCGTCCCCGCCCACGGGCACGTGAACCCCAGCCTCGCCGTGGTCGCCGAGCTGGTCGCCCGGGGCCACCGGGTCAGCTACGTCAACGACCCCTCCTTCCGGGAGATCGTGGAGTCCACCGGCGCCGACTTCGTCCCGTACCCGACCGCGCTGCCGCTCGCCGGCGACCCGAGCGGCTGGCCGGAGGATCCGGTGGCGATCCAGGAGGTGTTCCTGGACGACACCCTGGCGATGTGGCCCGTCCTGCTGGAGGCCTTCGAGGACGACCGCCCCGACCTGGTGCTCTACGACATCGCGGGCTTCGCCGCGCGGGCGCTCGGCGAGCGGCTGGGCGTGCCGGTGGTGCAGCTGTCCTCCACCTTCGTCGGCTGGGAGGGCATCGAGGAGGACCTGGCCGCGGTCTTCGAGGCGATCCGCAGCGGCCCGGGCGGCCCCGAGCACTACCGGCGGTTCGCCGACTGGCTGGCCGAGGCCGGCGCGGTGCAGCGCGACGTGGAGGCCTTCAAGAACCGCCCGGAGCGGGCGATCGCCCTCGTCCCGCGCGCCCTGCAGCCCAACGCCGACCGGGTGGACGAGCGGCGCATCACCTTCGTCGGGCCCTGCTTCGGCGACCGGGCCCACCAGGGGCAGTGGCAGCGCCCGGAGAGTGCCGAGAGGGTGCTGCTGGTCTCGCTGGGCTCGGCCTTCACCCACCACCCGGCGTTCTACCGGGCCTGCATCCGGGCCTTCGGCAACCTGGCGGGCTGGCACACCGTGCTCCAGATCGGCAAGCACACCGACCCGGCCGAACTCGGCGAGGTGCCGGACACCGTCGAGGTGCACCGGTGGGTGCCGCAGCTGTCGGTACTCGCCCAGGCGGACGCCTTCGTCACCCATGCGGGCATGGGCGGCTCCAGCGAGGGGCTGTTCCACGCCGTGCCGATGATCGCGGTGCCGCAGGCCGTCGACCAGTTCGCCAACGCGGACGCCCTGGTGGGCCTCGGCGTCGCCCGCCGGCTGGACACCGAGCAGGTCACCGCGGAGGCGCTGCGCGCCGCCCTGCTGGAGCTGGTCGACGATCCGGCGGTGGCCGAGCGGCTTCGGGAGCTGTCCGCCGCGGGCCGGGCCGAGGGCGGCACCGCGCGGGCGGTGGAGCTGATCGAGGCCGAGCTCGTCCAGTAG
- a CDS encoding Uma2 family endonuclease, whose protein sequence is MTAITVRPGRLRDVAEEIERRTGLRVQIIGGTLVMPPTPRGKHAGTTKRLSRQLDAGLPTGLGAYEVSSIAMPDNAEDYATPDLVVLPRDWEDDDEWLADPHDVELAVEVISTSERISLIAAKTSWYALAGVPVLLAVDPRKGAWALHTHPRDGEYQGVLHGKYGEPVPLPSPLPAELDTSGLPLYAPRG, encoded by the coding sequence ATGACGGCCATCACCGTGCGGCCCGGCAGACTCCGGGATGTGGCGGAGGAGATCGAGCGGCGCACGGGACTACGCGTCCAGATCATCGGGGGAACCCTGGTGATGCCCCCGACACCCCGCGGCAAGCACGCGGGGACCACCAAGCGCCTGTCCCGCCAGCTCGACGCCGGGCTCCCGACGGGTCTCGGCGCCTACGAGGTCTCGTCGATCGCCATGCCCGACAATGCGGAGGACTACGCGACACCCGACCTCGTCGTTCTGCCGCGCGACTGGGAGGACGACGACGAATGGCTGGCGGACCCGCACGATGTCGAGCTGGCCGTGGAGGTCATTTCGACCTCCGAGCGGATCAGCCTCATCGCCGCCAAGACCAGCTGGTACGCGCTCGCAGGCGTACCGGTCCTCCTCGCGGTCGACCCCCGCAAGGGCGCCTGGGCACTCCACACCCACCCCCGCGACGGCGAGTACCAGGGCGTCCTGCACGGCAAGTACGGCGAGCCCGTTCCGCTGCCCTCGCCGCTGCCCGCCGAGCTGGACACCTCCGGTCTTCCGCTCTACGCGCCCCGCGGCTGA
- a CDS encoding Pycsar system effector family protein: MTGRVDSKASFALTIESAALGAIVALSGTGTGLGRTSGALPATAFWLGVAVLALAAVAAVSVVVPRGGGKQESDLPNFVYYGQLRHWTPDRLAAELDGADLLPLLSRQLVEMSRIIWIKDRRVRQSLLLAVAGCGLVALAGLLG, translated from the coding sequence GTGACCGGCAGGGTCGATTCCAAGGCTTCCTTCGCGCTCACCATCGAGTCCGCCGCACTCGGCGCGATCGTCGCCCTGTCCGGCACCGGCACCGGCCTCGGCCGCACCTCCGGCGCCCTGCCCGCGACGGCCTTCTGGCTCGGCGTGGCCGTCCTCGCGCTGGCCGCGGTCGCCGCCGTGTCGGTGGTCGTGCCGCGCGGCGGGGGCAAGCAGGAGAGCGACCTGCCGAACTTCGTCTACTACGGCCAGCTCCGGCACTGGACGCCCGACCGGCTCGCCGCCGAACTGGACGGCGCGGACCTGCTCCCCCTGCTCAGCCGGCAGTTGGTGGAGATGAGCCGGATCATCTGGATCAAGGACCGCCGGGTCCGGCAGTCCCTCCTGCTCGCCGTCGCCGGTTGCGGGCTGGTCGCACTGGCCGGGCTGCTGGGATGA
- a CDS encoding Crp/Fnr family transcriptional regulator, protein MRPAGPASGGRIPFWRLLDAPARAELTAVARRVRYPAGAALLQQHEHSDHLLVIERGCVKVLVESGAGYRAILAIRGDGDLLGEQAGLDGGARSATLHALTEVTALHIPLSRFGAVQHANPAVAQALQQVLSGRLRDADQQRAATGSAVVRPRLAALLLELAERYGDPAPTGEVRISLPLSQDDLAGLVLSSRRTVNRLLEEWRDAGWLRTGRREIELLHPAELEKLARAEGRLPP, encoded by the coding sequence ATGAGACCGGCCGGACCGGCGTCGGGCGGACGCATCCCGTTCTGGCGCCTGCTGGACGCCCCGGCCCGGGCCGAACTGACCGCCGTCGCCCGCCGGGTGCGCTACCCGGCGGGCGCCGCACTGCTCCAGCAGCACGAGCACTCCGACCACCTGCTGGTGATCGAGCGCGGGTGCGTCAAGGTCCTGGTGGAGTCGGGCGCCGGCTACCGCGCGATCCTCGCCATCCGCGGCGACGGCGACCTGCTCGGCGAACAGGCCGGTCTCGACGGCGGTGCACGGTCGGCCACCCTGCACGCGCTGACCGAGGTCACCGCGCTGCACATCCCGCTCAGCCGCTTCGGCGCCGTCCAGCACGCCAACCCCGCCGTGGCGCAGGCCCTCCAGCAGGTGCTCTCCGGCCGGCTGCGGGACGCCGACCAGCAGCGGGCGGCCACCGGGTCCGCCGTCGTCCGCCCGCGCCTGGCCGCCCTCCTGCTGGAACTCGCCGAACGCTACGGAGACCCGGCACCCACCGGCGAGGTCAGGATCTCCCTGCCGCTGTCCCAGGACGACCTGGCCGGCCTGGTGCTCAGCTCCCGGCGGACCGTCAACCGGCTGCTGGAGGAGTGGCGGGACGCCGGCTGGCTGCGCACCGGGCGCCGGGAGATCGAGCTGCTGCACCCGGCGGAGCTGGAGAAACTGGCCCGCGCCGAAGGCCGGCTGCCGCCTTAG
- a CDS encoding TetR/AcrR family transcriptional regulator, with translation MASTSASRTAPDPARRSERARAAVLAAATELVADVGYGKLTIEAIAARAGVGKQTIYRWWPSKGAVVFDAFLAVSEHDGGLALPDTGDLAADLRAVLRPTSDELTDPGADRTYRAIVAEILNDPALHAEYRTRLLDPLLEVTRDRLRRAREAGQIAPDADLDLAVELVYGPLYYRWQYRLGPLTHAHADRLVDAALRALAPPPTTAAHEA, from the coding sequence ATGGCCTCCACAAGCGCGTCCAGAACCGCCCCCGACCCCGCCCGCCGCAGCGAGCGCGCCCGCGCCGCCGTCCTCGCCGCCGCCACCGAACTCGTCGCCGACGTCGGCTACGGCAAGCTGACCATCGAGGCGATCGCCGCCCGGGCCGGCGTCGGCAAGCAGACCATCTACCGCTGGTGGCCCTCGAAGGGAGCCGTCGTCTTCGACGCCTTCCTCGCCGTCAGCGAGCACGACGGCGGCCTCGCGCTGCCCGACACCGGCGACCTCGCCGCCGACCTCCGGGCCGTCCTGCGCCCCACCAGCGACGAACTCACCGACCCGGGCGCCGACCGCACCTACCGCGCCATCGTCGCCGAGATCCTCAACGACCCCGCGCTGCACGCCGAGTACCGCACCCGCCTGCTGGACCCCCTGCTGGAGGTCACCCGCGACCGCCTGCGCCGCGCCCGCGAGGCCGGCCAGATCGCCCCCGACGCCGACCTCGACCTGGCCGTCGAACTCGTCTACGGCCCGCTCTACTACCGCTGGCAGTACCGCCTCGGCCCGCTCACCCACGCCCACGCCGACCGCCTGGTCGACGCCGCCCTGCGCGCCCTCGCCCCGCCCCCGACCACCGCCGCCCACGAGGCCTGA
- a CDS encoding allantoate amidohydrolase, with the protein MWAELLPVGRSASSGGYRRFAWNSADAECRAWFEQQARSRGLAYELDRNGNQWAWLGDPQAGGAVVTGSHLDSVPDGGAFDGPLGVVSSFAALDELRARGAEFTRPLAIVNFGDEEGARFGVACIGSRLTSGVLSREAAYHLRDAGGVRLPDAMEKAGYDPSALGADDDRLARIGAFVELHVEQGRYLAEGQPVGVAGAIWPHGRWRFDFHGEANHAGTTRIEDRRDPMLTYANTVLAARKKARQAGALATFGKVAVEPNGTNAIASLVRGWLDSRAADERTLTALVAEIEQAAAERGERDGVRVELTRESYTPVVEFDGPLRDRLAKLLDAPVLPTGAGHDAGILASAIPTAMLFVRNPTGVSHSPAEHAEEADCLAGVAALADVLEDLACH; encoded by the coding sequence ATGTGGGCGGAGCTGCTCCCCGTGGGCCGCTCCGCCTCCTCCGGCGGCTACCGCCGCTTCGCCTGGAACTCCGCCGACGCCGAGTGCCGCGCCTGGTTCGAGCAGCAGGCCCGCAGTCGCGGTCTGGCGTACGAGCTGGACCGCAACGGCAACCAGTGGGCCTGGCTGGGCGACCCGCAGGCCGGCGGGGCCGTCGTCACCGGCTCGCACCTGGACTCCGTCCCGGACGGCGGCGCCTTCGACGGCCCGCTCGGCGTGGTCTCCTCCTTCGCCGCGCTGGACGAACTCCGCGCCCGGGGAGCCGAGTTCACCCGGCCGCTGGCGATCGTCAACTTCGGTGACGAGGAAGGCGCCCGGTTCGGCGTGGCCTGCATCGGCTCCCGGCTGACGTCCGGCGTGCTCTCCCGCGAGGCCGCGTACCACCTGCGCGACGCCGGCGGCGTCCGGCTGCCCGACGCGATGGAGAAGGCGGGCTACGACCCGAGCGCGCTCGGCGCGGACGACGACCGGCTGGCCAGGATCGGCGCCTTCGTCGAACTCCACGTCGAGCAGGGCCGCTACCTCGCCGAGGGGCAGCCGGTCGGCGTGGCCGGCGCGATCTGGCCGCACGGCCGCTGGCGGTTCGACTTCCACGGCGAGGCCAACCACGCCGGCACCACCCGGATCGAGGACCGCCGCGACCCGATGCTGACGTACGCCAACACCGTGCTCGCCGCCCGCAAGAAGGCGCGGCAGGCGGGCGCGCTGGCGACCTTCGGCAAGGTCGCCGTCGAGCCCAACGGCACCAACGCGATCGCCTCGCTGGTGCGCGGCTGGCTGGACTCCCGGGCCGCCGACGAGCGCACCCTCACCGCGCTGGTCGCCGAGATCGAGCAGGCCGCCGCCGAGCGCGGCGAACGCGACGGCGTCCGGGTCGAGCTGACCCGCGAGTCCTACACCCCGGTGGTGGAGTTCGACGGCCCGCTGCGCGACCGGCTCGCCAAGCTGCTGGACGCCCCGGTGCTGCCCACCGGCGCGGGACACGACGCCGGGATCCTGGCGTCCGCGATCCCGACCGCCATGCTGTTCGTGCGCAACCCCACCGGCGTCTCGCACTCCCCGGCCGAACACGCCGAGGAGGCCGACTGCCTGGCCGGGGTCGCCGCCCTCGCCGACGTACTGGAGGACCTGGCGTGTCATTGA
- the hutH gene encoding histidine ammonia-lyase, producing MDMHSAVAPDAPLVLVGKADVSADDVLAVARGNARVEIGPDAQAEMAVARARIDALAAEPRPVYGVSTGFGALAVRHISPELRAQLQRSLVRSHAAGMGPAVEREVVRALMFLRMKTLASGRTGVRPLVAETIAALLNAGITPVVREFGSLGCSGDLAPLSHCALVLMGEGTATGPDGVEKPAGELLAAAGIEPVELLEKEGLALINGTDGMLGMLVMAIADLQRLFTTADITAAMTLEALLGTDKVLAPELHLPIRPHPGQALSAANMLAVLKDSGLTGHHQDDAPRVQDAYSIRCAPQVAGAGRDTLAHAQLVASRELAASVDNPVVLPDGRVESNGNFHGAPVAYVLDFLAIAAADLGSISERRTDRLLDKARSHGLPAFLADDPGVDSGLMIAQYTQAALVSENKRLAVPASVDSIPSSAMQEDHVSMGWSAARKLRQAVENLGRILAVELTAAARALEIRQQADSSGRIAPATAAALAAAREAGVGGAGRDRFLSPDLEAAAALVATGELVRAVEQVTGPLA from the coding sequence ATGGATATGCACAGTGCTGTGGCCCCCGACGCTCCGCTGGTCCTGGTCGGCAAGGCCGACGTCAGCGCCGACGACGTCCTGGCCGTTGCCCGGGGCAACGCCCGGGTCGAGATCGGTCCCGACGCGCAGGCCGAGATGGCGGTCGCCCGCGCCCGGATCGACGCCCTCGCGGCCGAGCCGCGCCCCGTCTACGGCGTGTCGACCGGCTTCGGCGCGCTCGCCGTACGGCACATCAGCCCCGAGCTGCGCGCCCAGCTGCAGCGGTCCCTGGTGCGCTCGCACGCCGCCGGCATGGGGCCGGCCGTCGAGCGCGAGGTCGTCCGCGCGCTGATGTTCCTGCGGATGAAGACGCTGGCCTCCGGCCGTACCGGCGTGCGCCCGCTGGTCGCCGAGACCATCGCCGCCCTGCTCAACGCGGGCATCACCCCGGTCGTCCGCGAGTTCGGCTCGCTCGGTTGCTCCGGCGACCTCGCGCCGCTGTCGCACTGCGCGCTGGTGCTGATGGGCGAGGGCACGGCCACCGGCCCGGACGGGGTCGAGAAGCCCGCCGGCGAACTGCTCGCAGCCGCGGGGATCGAGCCCGTCGAACTGCTGGAGAAGGAGGGCCTGGCCCTCATCAACGGCACCGACGGCATGCTCGGCATGCTGGTGATGGCCATCGCCGACCTCCAGCGGCTGTTCACCACCGCCGACATCACCGCCGCCATGACCCTGGAGGCGCTGCTCGGCACCGACAAGGTGCTCGCCCCCGAGCTGCACCTCCCGATCCGCCCGCACCCCGGCCAGGCGCTCAGCGCCGCCAACATGCTCGCCGTCCTCAAGGACTCCGGCCTCACCGGCCACCACCAGGACGACGCGCCGCGGGTCCAGGACGCCTACTCGATCCGCTGCGCCCCGCAGGTCGCCGGCGCCGGCCGGGACACCCTGGCCCACGCCCAGCTGGTCGCCTCCCGCGAGCTGGCCGCCTCGGTCGACAACCCGGTGGTGCTGCCCGACGGCCGGGTCGAGTCCAACGGCAACTTCCACGGCGCCCCGGTCGCCTACGTGCTGGACTTCCTCGCCATCGCCGCCGCCGACCTCGGCTCGATCTCCGAGCGCCGCACCGACCGCCTGCTCGACAAGGCCCGCTCGCACGGCCTGCCGGCCTTCCTGGCCGACGACCCGGGCGTGGACTCCGGCCTGATGATCGCCCAGTACACCCAGGCGGCGCTGGTCAGCGAGAACAAGCGGCTGGCCGTCCCGGCCTCCGTCGACTCGATCCCCTCCTCCGCCATGCAGGAGGACCACGTGTCGATGGGCTGGTCGGCCGCGCGCAAGCTGCGCCAGGCCGTCGAGAACCTCGGCCGGATCCTGGCCGTCGAACTCACCGCCGCCGCCCGCGCGCTGGAGATCCGCCAGCAGGCCGACTCGTCCGGCCGGATCGCCCCGGCCACCGCGGCCGCGCTGGCCGCCGCGCGGGAGGCCGGGGTCGGCGGCGCCGGCCGCGACCGCTTCCTCTCCCCGGACCTGGAGGCGGCCGCGGCGCTGGTCGCCACCGGCGAGCTGGTGCGGGCGGTCGAGCAGGTCACCGGCCCGCTGGCCTGA
- a CDS encoding MurR/RpiR family transcriptional regulator: MTALDETGSVGPSARLLQLFEGHRLTPTQRRIAHSLVRHATEAPFLSSVEVAELAGVSQPSVTRFAVALGYDGYPALRKQLRELGGGEPAAPETPDDAVRNEHQQAVLAEIEHLRHLAELLADPEPIIRAARLLAASRPLPVLGLRAASAQARGFAYFAAKVHPDIRLLDEGGSMLADRLEQAAAAGATALLCFALPRYPRELMDALTVARECGLTVLTVADSAFAPVAKLSDLMLPAAVGTGLVFDTACAPMMLGRVLLQTMCDELPGAEARLESIEQSAAARGLFLE, translated from the coding sequence ATGACCGCCCTCGACGAGACCGGCAGCGTCGGACCCTCCGCCCGGCTGCTCCAGCTGTTCGAGGGGCACCGGCTGACCCCGACCCAGCGCCGGATCGCGCACTCGCTGGTGCGGCACGCCACCGAGGCGCCGTTCCTGTCCAGCGTGGAGGTCGCCGAACTCGCCGGCGTCAGCCAGCCCTCCGTCACCCGCTTCGCCGTCGCGCTCGGGTACGACGGCTACCCGGCGCTGCGCAAGCAGCTGCGCGAACTCGGCGGCGGAGAACCCGCCGCGCCGGAGACCCCGGACGACGCGGTGCGCAACGAACACCAGCAGGCCGTGCTCGCCGAGATCGAGCACCTGCGCCACCTCGCCGAACTCCTCGCCGACCCGGAGCCGATCATCCGGGCCGCCCGGCTGCTCGCCGCCTCCCGCCCGCTGCCCGTCCTCGGCCTGCGGGCCGCCTCGGCGCAGGCGCGCGGCTTCGCGTACTTCGCCGCCAAGGTGCACCCGGACATCCGGCTGCTGGACGAGGGCGGCAGCATGCTCGCCGACCGGCTGGAACAGGCCGCGGCGGCGGGCGCGACCGCTCTGCTCTGCTTCGCGCTGCCGCGCTATCCGCGGGAGCTGATGGACGCACTGACGGTGGCCCGCGAGTGCGGGCTGACCGTGCTGACCGTCGCCGACAGCGCCTTCGCGCCGGTCGCCAAGCTGTCCGACCTGATGCTGCCGGCCGCCGTCGGCACCGGGTTGGTCTTCGACACCGCGTGCGCGCCGATGATGCTCGGCCGGGTGCTGCTGCAGACCATGTGCGACGAACTCCCCGGCGCGGAGGCCCGGTTGGAGTCGATCGAGCAGTCGGCCGCGGCGCGCGGGCTCTTCTTGGAATAG
- the hutU gene encoding urocanate hydratase — MVQQASGPREVRAARGTGLTAQGWQQEAALRMLMNNLDPEVAEHPSKLVVYGGTGKAARDWRSFDAMVKTLEGLKQDETMLVQSGRPVGVMQTHEWAPRVLIANSNLVGDWANWEEFRRLESLGLTMYGQMTAGSWIYIGTQGILQGTYETFAAVANKRFDGTLEGTITLTAGLGGMGGAQPLAVTMNGGVAICIDCDPSRIARRIEHRYLDVEAKNLSHALELATAARDKKQPLSIGLLGNAAELFPQLLAMDAPIDIVTDQTSAHDPLSYLPIGVDFDDMADYAAAKPAEFTQRSRESMAKHVEAMVGFQDRGAEVFDYGNSIRGEAQLAGYDRAFAFPGFVPAYIRPLFCEGKGPFRWAALSGDPQDIHKTDKAVLDLFPENESLHRWIKMAQEKVHFQGLPARICWLGYGERDKAGERFNDMVASGELSAPIVIGRDHLDCGSVASPYRETEAMLDGSDAIADWPLLNAMVNVASGASWVSIHHGGGVGIGRSIHAGQVTVADGTALAGEKIRRVLTNDPGMGVIRHVDAGYDRADEVAAERGVRVPMGEL, encoded by the coding sequence ATGGTGCAGCAGGCGAGCGGGCCGCGCGAGGTGCGCGCGGCGCGTGGGACGGGGCTGACGGCGCAGGGGTGGCAGCAGGAGGCTGCCCTGCGGATGCTGATGAACAACCTCGACCCCGAGGTGGCCGAGCACCCGTCGAAGCTGGTGGTGTACGGCGGCACCGGCAAGGCCGCGCGGGACTGGCGCTCCTTCGACGCCATGGTGAAGACGCTGGAGGGCCTGAAGCAGGACGAGACCATGCTGGTCCAGTCCGGCCGCCCGGTCGGCGTCATGCAGACCCACGAGTGGGCGCCGCGCGTGCTGATCGCCAACTCCAACCTGGTCGGCGACTGGGCCAACTGGGAGGAGTTCCGCCGCCTGGAGAGCCTCGGGCTCACCATGTACGGCCAGATGACCGCCGGCTCCTGGATCTACATCGGCACCCAGGGCATCCTCCAGGGCACCTACGAGACCTTCGCCGCCGTCGCCAACAAGCGCTTCGACGGCACGCTGGAGGGCACCATCACCCTCACCGCCGGCCTCGGCGGGATGGGCGGCGCCCAGCCGCTGGCCGTCACCATGAACGGCGGCGTGGCGATCTGCATCGACTGCGACCCGTCCCGCATCGCCCGCCGGATCGAGCACCGCTACCTGGACGTCGAGGCCAAGAACCTCTCGCACGCCCTGGAGCTGGCCACCGCCGCCCGCGACAAGAAGCAGCCGCTCTCCATCGGTCTGCTCGGCAACGCCGCCGAGCTCTTCCCGCAGCTGCTCGCGATGGACGCGCCGATCGACATCGTCACCGACCAGACCAGCGCCCACGACCCGCTCAGCTACCTGCCGATCGGCGTCGACTTCGACGACATGGCGGACTACGCGGCCGCCAAGCCCGCCGAGTTCACCCAGCGCTCGCGCGAGTCGATGGCCAAGCACGTCGAGGCCATGGTCGGCTTCCAGGACCGCGGCGCCGAGGTCTTCGACTACGGCAACTCCATCCGCGGCGAGGCCCAGCTGGCCGGCTACGACCGCGCCTTCGCCTTCCCCGGCTTCGTCCCCGCCTACATCCGGCCGCTGTTCTGCGAGGGCAAGGGCCCGTTCCGCTGGGCCGCGCTGTCCGGCGACCCGCAGGACATCCACAAGACCGACAAGGCCGTCCTCGACCTGTTCCCGGAGAACGAGTCGCTGCACCGCTGGATCAAGATGGCCCAGGAGAAGGTGCACTTCCAGGGCCTGCCCGCGCGGATCTGCTGGCTCGGCTACGGCGAGCGCGACAAGGCCGGCGAGCGCTTCAACGACATGGTCGCCTCCGGCGAGCTGTCCGCGCCGATCGTCATCGGCCGCGACCACCTGGACTGCGGCTCCGTCGCCTCCCCGTACCGGGAGACCGAGGCGATGCTCGACGGCTCGGACGCGATCGCCGACTGGCCGCTGCTCAACGCCATGGTCAACGTGGCCTCCGGCGCCTCCTGGGTCTCCATCCACCACGGCGGCGGCGTCGGCATCGGCCGCTCGATCCACGCCGGCCAGGTCACCGTCGCCGACGGCACCGCGCTGGCCGGGGAGAAGATCCGCCGGGTGCTCACCAACGACCCGGGCATGGGCGTCATCCGGCACGTGGACGCCGGCTACGACCGTGCCGACGAGGTCGCCGCCGAGCGCGGGGTCCGCGTCCCGATGGGTGAGCTGTGA